A genomic segment from Tuwongella immobilis encodes:
- a CDS encoding TIGR02996 domain-containing protein yields MICQPEHPLYRSMLKNRSDDLPRLVFADWLEEQGDSDRANLIRSQCVEADSAADPVARLHARLTQNALLERFAASWRAEEMPATTTIEPGDYQRGFVDTVTVLANQPMDDAAVEYLANWPVTCLDLRHLEVRDWNSIPKRVRETMPRCPALTLSPRPFTAGSLTKIAEGIRDWVQSLTLALNRPGMVYADELVGFHKLRSLNVSLTNLADVRMPGLCRADLPLSQFSAVGCRLTPQVLTHLLGSPWMSRLTELNLNNNIFRQTSAVQFPETAGQLAVVNLRSCMLDALSITPWLEFPAMQPVRVLTLECNPLGPSGFHALCERFAAGALHTLKINDCSLADPEMSILRRAPLARHLRSLSITDNDLRNGQFAFLEDWLAHGQLQILHADRNPLGQRDLDVIFPTQSPLPWVELSLSECGLRAEMLERLSQVHSAPHLLGLNLHGNRIQNGGLLHLLDSPIVSNLQVLNLSNTGITEVGIQAILDCPRLPQRFTHLALRGAIHSNSSSHERWLNRLRQRFGPNVYL; encoded by the coding sequence ATGATCTGCCAACCGGAGCATCCGCTGTATCGATCGATGCTCAAGAATCGATCCGACGATCTGCCGCGCCTGGTCTTCGCCGATTGGCTCGAAGAACAGGGCGATTCCGATCGGGCGAATTTGATTCGTTCGCAATGTGTGGAAGCGGATTCGGCGGCAGATCCCGTCGCGCGGCTCCACGCCCGATTGACGCAAAACGCTCTCTTGGAACGATTTGCAGCCAGTTGGCGTGCCGAAGAAATGCCCGCGACAACCACAATCGAACCGGGCGATTACCAGCGTGGCTTTGTGGACACGGTCACCGTGCTGGCCAATCAGCCGATGGATGATGCGGCCGTCGAATACCTTGCCAATTGGCCAGTCACCTGTCTCGATCTGCGGCATCTGGAGGTGCGGGATTGGAACAGTATTCCGAAGCGAGTTCGGGAGACGATGCCGCGCTGCCCGGCGTTGACCCTGTCGCCGCGTCCGTTCACGGCGGGGTCGCTGACCAAAATCGCCGAAGGCATCCGCGATTGGGTCCAGTCGCTCACACTCGCGCTCAACCGTCCGGGGATGGTGTATGCGGATGAACTGGTAGGGTTTCACAAGCTGCGCTCGCTGAATGTGTCGCTGACCAACTTGGCGGACGTCCGCATGCCCGGGTTGTGCCGCGCTGACTTACCGCTGAGTCAATTTTCGGCGGTGGGGTGTCGATTGACACCGCAGGTGCTAACGCATTTGCTGGGATCGCCGTGGATGTCTCGCCTGACGGAATTGAATCTCAACAATAACATCTTCCGCCAGACTTCCGCAGTGCAATTCCCGGAGACGGCCGGACAATTGGCCGTGGTAAATCTGCGAAGCTGCATGCTGGACGCCCTCTCAATCACCCCGTGGTTGGAATTTCCGGCCATGCAGCCGGTGCGCGTGCTGACACTCGAGTGCAATCCGTTGGGACCATCGGGATTCCATGCACTCTGCGAACGATTCGCGGCCGGCGCATTGCACACGCTGAAGATCAACGATTGCTCCTTGGCCGATCCCGAGATGTCGATTCTGCGTCGCGCTCCGCTGGCGCGGCATCTCCGCTCACTTTCCATCACCGATAATGATCTGCGAAATGGGCAATTCGCGTTTCTGGAAGATTGGCTGGCCCATGGCCAATTGCAGATTTTGCATGCGGATCGTAACCCGTTGGGGCAACGCGATTTGGATGTGATCTTCCCGACGCAATCCCCCTTGCCCTGGGTGGAGTTGAGTCTCTCGGAATGCGGCTTGCGGGCGGAGATGCTGGAGCGATTGAGCCAGGTGCATTCCGCGCCGCATTTGCTGGGGCTGAATCTTCATGGGAACCGCATTCAGAATGGTGGGCTGCTGCATTTGCTCGATTCGCCGATTGTCAGCAATTTACAGGTACTGAATCTGAGCAACACGGGCATCACGGAAGTGGGCATCCAAGCGATTCTCGATTGCCCTCGGCTTCCGCAGCGATTCACGCATCTGGCACTTCGCGGGGCGATCCATTCGAACTCCAGCTCCCATGAGCGCTGGCTGAATCGGCTACGGCAGCGATTTGGTCCCAATGTCTATTTGTGA
- the cysC gene encoding adenylyl-sulfate kinase, with translation MSEIQATKITWHEGTVRPEERRALLKQTGATLWFTGLSGSGKSTLAVALEQVLIQRGHAAYVLDGDNIRFGLNAGPKILMDTRGYSETQAKRFGLAFSAEDREENIRRIGEVAKLFADSGLLALTSFISPYRKDRDAARKIHESNKAGAIPFIEIYVSTAIDVCEQRDPKGLYKQARDAVAAGKGMGFTGVDDPYEAPVNPELTIDTGKYSTAEGVAMILEYLASKGLVNA, from the coding sequence ATGTCCGAGATTCAAGCGACCAAGATCACCTGGCACGAAGGAACCGTTCGCCCCGAAGAACGCCGCGCTCTGCTCAAGCAAACCGGGGCAACCCTGTGGTTCACCGGCCTGTCCGGCTCGGGCAAATCGACGCTCGCGGTGGCCTTGGAGCAAGTGCTCATTCAACGCGGACATGCCGCCTATGTGCTGGATGGCGATAACATCCGCTTCGGCCTGAACGCCGGCCCGAAGATTCTGATGGATACCCGTGGCTACAGCGAAACCCAAGCCAAGCGCTTTGGCCTGGCGTTCTCCGCCGAAGACCGCGAAGAAAACATCCGCCGCATCGGCGAAGTCGCCAAGTTGTTTGCCGATAGCGGGTTGCTGGCGTTGACCAGCTTCATCAGCCCGTATCGCAAAGACCGCGATGCCGCCCGCAAGATTCACGAAAGCAACAAAGCCGGCGCGATTCCGTTCATCGAAATCTACGTCAGCACCGCCATTGATGTCTGCGAACAACGCGATCCCAAGGGGCTGTACAAGCAAGCCCGCGATGCCGTTGCGGCAGGCAAAGGCATGGGCTTCACCGGCGTGGATGACCCCTACGAAGCACCGGTCAACCCGGAACTCACCATCGACACCGGCAAGTATTCCACCGCCGAAGGAGTGGCGATGATTCTGGAATATCTCGCCAGCAAGGGGCTGGTCAACGCGTAA
- the tkt gene encoding transketolase has protein sequence MSASEGVQPTVSAPTFRVEPIDTLCVNTIRTLSMDAVQAANSGHPGTPMALAPVGYTLWQYFLQYNPADPTWPNRDRFVLSVGHASMLIYSLLHLAGVKEVGADGKPTSAPAISLDEIKRFRQLNSKTAGHPESHLVKAIETTTGPLGQGVANSVGMAIAGAWCNAHFAKPGFENLFDFHTYALCGDGDLMEGVAAEAASIAGHLKLDNLTWIYDNNRITIEGKTDLAFSEDVATRFLGYNWNVLRVADANDMPMLARAFTTAKATKGRPTLIIVDSKIAWGAPNKQDTHGAHGEPLGDAEIKGTKAFYGWPEDAKFLVPEGVAEHFQAVMGARGQAAQDAWNATYADYASKYPELAAQWSQMAHHTLPAGWDKDIPTFPADAKGIASRDSSGKVLNAIAKNVPWLIGGSADLAPSTKTRLTFDGAGDFQPSNHAGRNFHFGIREHAMASILNGMALSNLRPYGSGFLIFSDYAKAAIRLGALMGLPVIHVFTHDSIGVGEDGPTHQPIEQLISLRAVPGMLTIRPGDANEVAEAWKVILQQTHHPVTLILSRQALPTLDRSVYAPAAGTAKGAYVLADAVPGATPEVILIATGSELGMTVEAFESLKAEGINARVVSMPCWELFNAQDAAYRESVLPSSVTARVAVELGSPLGWHQYVGLHGAIIGMTTFGASAPIKDLLKHFGFSAAKIAEAAKSLIGK, from the coding sequence ATGTCCGCTAGCGAGGGCGTGCAACCCACGGTTTCGGCTCCGACCTTCCGCGTGGAACCCATCGACACGCTTTGTGTGAATACCATCCGCACGCTCTCGATGGACGCCGTGCAAGCTGCCAATTCCGGTCACCCCGGAACTCCCATGGCGCTGGCACCGGTCGGCTATACGCTGTGGCAGTATTTCCTGCAGTACAACCCCGCCGATCCCACATGGCCCAACCGCGATCGCTTCGTGCTGTCGGTCGGCCATGCGTCGATGCTCATCTATTCGCTGCTGCATCTGGCGGGAGTCAAAGAAGTTGGCGCGGATGGCAAGCCGACCAGCGCCCCGGCCATTTCGCTGGATGAAATCAAGCGATTCCGTCAGCTCAATAGCAAGACCGCCGGCCACCCCGAATCGCACTTGGTGAAGGCGATTGAAACCACCACTGGCCCGCTGGGTCAAGGCGTGGCCAACAGCGTCGGCATGGCCATTGCCGGTGCCTGGTGCAATGCCCATTTCGCCAAGCCGGGATTCGAAAATCTGTTCGATTTCCACACCTACGCGCTGTGTGGCGATGGCGACTTGATGGAAGGTGTCGCCGCCGAGGCCGCCTCCATCGCCGGCCACCTGAAGCTGGATAATCTCACCTGGATTTACGACAACAACCGCATCACCATCGAAGGTAAGACCGATCTGGCCTTCAGCGAAGATGTGGCCACGCGATTCCTGGGATACAACTGGAACGTGCTGCGGGTCGCCGACGCCAACGACATGCCCATGCTCGCCCGCGCATTCACCACCGCCAAAGCCACCAAGGGCCGCCCGACGCTGATTATCGTCGATAGCAAAATCGCCTGGGGTGCCCCCAACAAGCAAGACACGCACGGCGCGCACGGCGAACCGCTGGGCGATGCCGAAATCAAAGGCACCAAAGCCTTTTACGGCTGGCCCGAAGATGCCAAATTCCTGGTGCCCGAAGGCGTCGCCGAGCATTTCCAAGCGGTGATGGGTGCCCGTGGCCAAGCCGCCCAAGATGCCTGGAATGCCACCTACGCCGACTACGCCAGCAAGTACCCCGAACTGGCCGCGCAGTGGTCGCAAATGGCCCACCACACGCTGCCCGCCGGTTGGGACAAAGACATTCCGACCTTCCCCGCCGATGCCAAGGGGATTGCCAGCCGCGATTCGTCCGGCAAAGTCCTCAACGCCATCGCCAAGAATGTCCCCTGGTTGATCGGCGGTTCGGCCGACTTGGCACCGTCCACCAAGACCCGTCTCACCTTCGACGGCGCGGGCGACTTCCAGCCCAGCAACCACGCGGGCCGAAACTTCCACTTCGGCATCCGCGAACATGCCATGGCGTCCATCCTCAACGGCATGGCGCTCAGCAATCTCCGTCCGTATGGCTCGGGCTTCTTGATTTTCAGCGACTACGCCAAGGCCGCCATTCGCCTCGGTGCACTCATGGGCTTGCCCGTGATTCACGTCTTCACGCACGATTCCATCGGGGTCGGTGAAGATGGCCCCACGCACCAGCCCATCGAGCAACTGATTTCGCTGCGTGCCGTCCCCGGCATGCTGACCATCCGCCCCGGCGACGCCAACGAAGTGGCCGAAGCCTGGAAGGTCATCTTGCAGCAAACGCATCATCCGGTGACACTGATTCTGTCGCGGCAAGCCCTGCCGACGCTGGATCGCAGCGTGTACGCCCCGGCTGCCGGCACCGCCAAGGGGGCATACGTTCTCGCCGACGCCGTCCCCGGAGCCACCCCGGAAGTGATTCTGATCGCCACTGGAAGCGAACTCGGCATGACCGTCGAAGCGTTTGAATCGCTCAAAGCGGAAGGCATCAACGCCCGCGTTGTCAGCATGCCGTGCTGGGAATTGTTCAACGCCCAAGACGCCGCTTACCGCGAAAGCGTGCTGCCCAGCAGCGTCACCGCCCGTGTCGCCGTCGAACTTGGCTCCCCGCTGGGCTGGCATCAATATGTCGGCCTGCACGGCGCGATCATCGGCATGACCACCTTCGGCGCTTCCGCTCCGATCAAGGACTTGCTGAAGCACTTCGGCTTCTCCGCCGCCAAGATCGCCGAAGCCGCCAAATCGCTGATCGGGAAGTAA
- a CDS encoding SMP-30/gluconolactonase/LRE family protein yields MCARLLVVAALSLSALTTLQAQSPPSNWATHLAQIVPERYCQAPSYSEGPIWRDGELFFCANGLLRMSRERRLHRHVSLSPAGLCLKGDGCLLVADNRTPGLLEISPEGKIHLLAERDNDQKLTSLNDLTIDGSGNVYWTDPHHSTRENPTGRIYRLRPDGRLDRIADNLAFPNGLEVDPENRYLYVVESQTGKVLRYDLPRDDQPLGPATVFHALGGTGGDGCAFDSFGNLWVADFSRPETRQGRIAVLSPQGQALGYVQVPAMMVSNLTFGGKDADELFITTGNPAGVFQARVGVKGFRGHPGKPMRILRTLDITPMDEVVPDTK; encoded by the coding sequence ATGTGCGCTCGTTTGCTTGTTGTTGCGGCGTTGTCGCTCTCCGCGTTGACGACACTGCAAGCTCAATCCCCACCGTCGAACTGGGCCACTCACTTGGCTCAAATCGTCCCCGAACGCTATTGCCAGGCTCCGAGCTATTCGGAAGGCCCAATCTGGCGCGATGGCGAACTCTTTTTCTGCGCCAATGGCCTGTTGCGGATGAGCCGGGAACGGCGGCTGCATCGGCACGTCTCGCTCTCCCCGGCGGGACTGTGTCTGAAGGGCGATGGCTGCTTGCTGGTGGCGGATAATCGCACGCCGGGACTGCTGGAAATCTCGCCAGAGGGGAAAATTCACCTGCTGGCCGAGCGCGACAACGACCAAAAATTGACGAGCCTCAACGACCTCACCATCGATGGTTCGGGCAACGTCTACTGGACCGATCCGCATCATTCCACGCGGGAAAATCCGACGGGTCGCATTTATCGGCTGCGTCCGGATGGTCGGCTGGACCGAATTGCCGACAATCTGGCTTTTCCAAACGGACTGGAAGTTGACCCCGAGAATCGATACCTCTATGTGGTGGAATCGCAAACGGGCAAAGTGCTTCGGTATGATCTCCCCCGCGATGACCAGCCGCTTGGGCCGGCAACGGTGTTTCACGCGCTCGGTGGCACCGGGGGAGATGGCTGTGCATTCGATTCCTTTGGGAATCTGTGGGTTGCGGATTTTTCGCGGCCCGAGACACGCCAAGGCCGCATCGCGGTGCTCTCCCCCCAGGGGCAAGCACTGGGATATGTGCAAGTGCCGGCCATGATGGTGAGCAATCTGACCTTTGGCGGCAAAGACGCCGATGAGTTATTCATCACCACGGGCAACCCCGCAGGCGTGTTCCAAGCTCGCGTTGGCGTGAAAGGGTTTCGCGGCCATCCGGGCAAACCGATGCGCATCTTGCGCACGCTCGACATCACCCCCATGGATGAGGTGGTGCCGGATACCAAATAA
- a CDS encoding prolipoprotein diacylglyceryl transferase family protein has translation MEQVLFTIPIRTDWFPDGIPIYGFGVMLFLCFMICTQLAAKRAEKQGIPGDKVHDLALVLFIGGLMGARIVYMIQYKVPIGDFFRFWEGGIVFYGSAIGGAIAYRIFYSLVLKKFHISTWKLSDAVAPSLALGLALGRVGCFLNGCCYGHLACEDCVAVHFPLLTSPVTDEVVYREGLQTRTGFIPKNNDRMSDPRTVVALVEPGSQAQEAGLQPGDRILTINGKPNNPILLITDDVSANQSRLARFQQANIPAQLVGPQISGRQALQVTFPELSIYQKTLEELRAQGIIAQASDRFTQMLANWPRGEKSVTFTVERAAAEMPLPKFTPRTLGVHPTQVYETISMTLLFLLLLAYFPLRRHDGQIFTLLMMVYAVHRFINEQLRNDTAPVAFGLTLSQNISILILLGGIGLETYLWFTQPNRWRASLPTPPATGSAPSPAPTA, from the coding sequence ATGGAACAGGTACTGTTCACCATTCCGATCCGAACCGATTGGTTCCCCGATGGGATTCCCATCTACGGCTTCGGGGTCATGCTGTTTCTCTGCTTCATGATCTGCACGCAACTGGCCGCCAAACGAGCCGAGAAACAGGGCATTCCGGGAGATAAAGTCCACGATTTGGCACTGGTGCTGTTCATCGGCGGACTCATGGGCGCCCGAATTGTCTACATGATTCAGTACAAAGTCCCGATTGGGGACTTTTTCCGCTTCTGGGAAGGTGGCATTGTCTTTTATGGTTCCGCGATTGGCGGGGCGATTGCCTACCGAATCTTCTACTCGCTGGTGCTCAAGAAATTCCACATTTCCACCTGGAAATTGAGCGATGCCGTGGCACCATCCCTGGCATTGGGATTGGCATTGGGGCGAGTCGGCTGCTTTCTCAACGGCTGCTGCTACGGCCATCTGGCATGCGAGGATTGCGTCGCCGTGCATTTCCCGTTGTTGACCAGCCCCGTGACCGATGAAGTGGTCTACCGCGAAGGATTGCAGACCCGCACCGGATTTATCCCCAAAAACAACGACCGAATGAGCGACCCGCGAACCGTCGTCGCCCTGGTGGAGCCTGGCTCACAAGCCCAAGAGGCGGGATTGCAGCCCGGCGACCGCATCTTGACCATCAATGGCAAGCCCAACAATCCGATTTTGCTGATTACCGACGATGTCTCGGCGAATCAATCGCGGCTTGCACGCTTTCAACAAGCGAACATCCCGGCGCAACTGGTCGGCCCGCAGATTTCCGGGCGTCAAGCACTGCAAGTCACCTTCCCGGAGTTGTCGATTTACCAGAAAACCCTGGAAGAACTCCGCGCGCAAGGCATCATCGCCCAAGCCAGCGACCGATTCACGCAGATGCTCGCCAACTGGCCGCGTGGCGAGAAATCGGTCACCTTCACCGTGGAACGTGCCGCCGCCGAGATGCCGCTGCCGAAATTCACGCCGCGCACCCTCGGCGTGCATCCCACGCAGGTGTATGAAACCATCAGCATGACGCTGTTATTTTTGCTGCTGCTGGCCTATTTTCCACTGCGGCGGCACGATGGGCAAATCTTCACACTGCTGATGATGGTTTACGCCGTCCACCGCTTCATCAACGAACAGCTCCGCAACGATACCGCACCCGTGGCATTCGGGCTGACGCTGTCGCAAAACATCAGCATTCTCATTCTGCTCGGCGGAATCGGCCTGGAAACGTACCTTTGGTTCACCCAACCAAACCGCTGGCGTGCCAGCTTGCCGACCCCACCCGCGACCGGCAGCGCACCATCCCCGGCCCCCACCGCCTGA
- a CDS encoding TIGR02996 domain-containing protein, translated as MQLPADLFTAITVTPDDLWPRLVAADWFEEQGDADRATFIRLQCRLATLCPYSPEATLGRLEEREWLRRLGHRWRLPLPNDWGQTFRRGFVEDVQLPAAAFLSEWRALLAMTPLRGVVLTQVAGRLSAVLECDGLAACRSLELENAGLDALALARLGLCPQLESLRELRLIRQGLGSAAMEQLARGSVFCQLESLDLHGNPLNDIGARALAQSHAFPHLRSLRLSQAGEVDYLYSIRSAGAAALAIGWHFEHLRELNLSGQFIGDSGLAFLARSQSLAGLELLNIADNDVGAIGTTGIEALADDAFSRLRVLILAGNPLGDLAIRELMRWPGIPNLRYLDLSRCSIGSSVRAILDAPWSPECVIDLRHNRFRDEWRIPLQERFADRLLLEERHLPVPLR; from the coding sequence ATGCAATTGCCCGCCGATTTGTTCACCGCCATCACTGTGACCCCCGACGATCTTTGGCCCCGATTGGTCGCCGCCGACTGGTTCGAGGAACAGGGCGACGCCGACCGGGCGACCTTCATTCGGCTGCAATGTCGGCTGGCCACCCTCTGCCCGTACTCGCCGGAAGCGACCCTGGGACGACTCGAAGAACGCGAGTGGCTGCGTCGCTTGGGCCACCGCTGGCGATTGCCATTGCCCAACGATTGGGGCCAAACCTTCCGGCGCGGATTTGTCGAAGACGTGCAATTGCCAGCCGCCGCATTTCTGAGCGAATGGCGGGCGTTGCTGGCGATGACACCGCTGCGAGGGGTCGTCCTCACGCAAGTGGCCGGGCGATTATCCGCCGTCCTCGAATGCGATGGATTGGCAGCGTGTCGCAGTTTGGAACTGGAAAACGCCGGGTTGGATGCGCTCGCACTCGCCCGATTGGGCCTCTGTCCGCAATTGGAATCGCTGCGGGAATTGCGATTGATCCGTCAGGGGCTTGGCTCGGCCGCCATGGAGCAACTCGCTCGCGGCAGCGTCTTCTGCCAGTTGGAATCGCTCGACTTGCACGGCAATCCCCTCAACGACATCGGTGCCCGCGCCTTGGCCCAATCGCATGCCTTCCCGCACCTGCGATCGTTGCGATTGAGTCAAGCCGGCGAGGTCGATTATCTCTATTCGATTCGCTCCGCCGGTGCCGCAGCGTTGGCCATTGGCTGGCACTTTGAACATTTGCGGGAACTGAATCTCAGCGGGCAATTCATCGGCGATAGCGGCTTGGCCTTTCTTGCACGCAGTCAATCGCTTGCGGGATTGGAATTGCTCAACATTGCCGACAATGACGTGGGCGCGATCGGCACCACCGGCATCGAAGCCTTGGCAGATGATGCCTTTTCGCGGCTGCGAGTGCTGATTTTGGCCGGGAATCCGCTGGGGGATCTGGCCATTCGGGAACTCATGCGCTGGCCCGGGATTCCGAATTTGCGCTATCTGGATTTGAGCCGATGCTCCATTGGCAGTTCCGTGCGGGCGATTCTGGATGCGCCATGGTCCCCCGAATGCGTCATCGATTTGCGGCACAATCGCTTCCGCGATGAATGGCGCATTCCCCTGCAAGAACGCTTCGCCGATCGGCTCTTGCTCGAAGAACGTCACCTTCCCGTTCCGTTGCGATAA
- a CDS encoding MASE1 domain-containing protein → MFQQLNSADAPPRLAHPLVLMVMYFAAAEIGHFLSFAGSFASFWPPSGVYVGFLLVTRVSQWPMLCLAAILGNLVSDIGFHGKTLPVSLAFSLGNTLEAVVGTWLTRRWMNEPFTFQKLRHVTIFALVNAAIAPCISASIGAGVVAWHFGADYAQAWFRWWVSDVIGVIVVGPFVVKFLKYWSRVSLESLSWLRLLEMLSLFCATTLWVTYVFSQDHYPLSWTVSLMLLWAAMRFEVRGVILSVAAMTVIAVYQTALGHGPFAALDSVEFGVSMVQLYIAANTFTFLLVSVIVSERTAASRAVAQSDARYRDLFENMQELVALVGSGAEIQFANRTFYERLGYTPKAVLGTSLLDLVHPDDQEKMRALFRRFAIGDHFTEIELRLRTQAGEEMIVKGDLSLQLVDGQIGHVRVIFHDITIRKQAEAEVTRLQTELQERVAELEAAIDRVKELRGLFPICAWCKKIRDDENYWHEVENYIASHTDAQFTHGICPICIAKVMREMENGPPTPPHTRKLPPNHS, encoded by the coding sequence GTGTTTCAACAGCTGAATTCTGCAGATGCGCCACCCCGATTGGCCCATCCGTTGGTGCTGATGGTGATGTATTTTGCTGCCGCTGAGATCGGCCATTTCCTCTCCTTTGCGGGGAGTTTTGCGTCATTCTGGCCACCCAGCGGCGTGTATGTCGGGTTTCTCTTAGTCACCCGAGTGTCTCAATGGCCGATGCTCTGTCTGGCCGCAATCCTTGGCAATCTGGTGTCCGATATCGGATTCCACGGAAAAACCCTGCCGGTAAGCCTCGCATTCTCATTGGGAAATACCCTTGAAGCGGTGGTCGGCACCTGGTTGACTCGTCGATGGATGAACGAACCGTTTACCTTCCAGAAGTTACGGCATGTCACGATCTTTGCCCTGGTCAACGCTGCCATCGCACCATGCATTAGTGCATCCATCGGCGCGGGGGTCGTCGCTTGGCATTTCGGAGCGGATTACGCGCAAGCCTGGTTCCGATGGTGGGTGAGCGATGTCATCGGGGTGATTGTGGTTGGCCCGTTTGTGGTCAAATTCCTGAAATATTGGTCCCGCGTCTCGTTGGAATCGCTCAGTTGGTTGCGATTGCTGGAAATGCTTTCGTTATTCTGTGCGACAACGCTGTGGGTGACGTATGTCTTTAGTCAGGATCACTATCCGCTCTCGTGGACGGTGTCGCTGATGCTGCTGTGGGCGGCGATGCGCTTTGAAGTCCGCGGCGTGATTCTCAGTGTCGCTGCCATGACGGTGATTGCGGTCTATCAAACCGCTCTCGGACACGGCCCATTTGCCGCGTTAGACTCGGTCGAATTCGGTGTGTCCATGGTGCAACTCTACATTGCCGCCAATACGTTCACTTTTTTGCTGGTGAGTGTGATTGTCAGCGAACGCACCGCCGCCAGCCGTGCGGTGGCCCAAAGCGATGCCCGATATCGCGACCTATTCGAGAATATGCAGGAATTGGTCGCCCTCGTCGGTTCGGGAGCCGAAATTCAGTTCGCCAACCGAACCTTCTATGAACGACTCGGCTACACTCCCAAAGCGGTTCTGGGGACATCGTTGCTCGACCTGGTCCATCCCGACGATCAGGAGAAAATGCGGGCGTTATTTCGGCGGTTCGCGATTGGCGATCACTTCACCGAAATCGAATTGCGGCTCCGCACGCAAGCGGGCGAAGAGATGATTGTCAAAGGCGATTTATCGCTGCAATTGGTCGATGGTCAAATCGGGCATGTGCGGGTGATTTTCCACGATATCACCATCCGCAAGCAGGCCGAAGCGGAAGTCACGCGATTGCAAACCGAGTTGCAAGAACGCGTTGCGGAACTGGAAGCCGCCATCGACCGGGTGAAAGAACTTCGCGGCCTGTTCCCGATTTGTGCGTGGTGCAAGAAAATTCGCGACGATGAAAATTATTGGCACGAGGTCGAGAATTACATCGCTTCGCATACCGATGCGCAGTTTACACACGGGATCTGCCCAATTTGCATTGCCAAGGTGATGCGCGAGATGGAAAACGGACCACCCACCCCGCCACACACTCGGAAACTGCCGCCGAATCATTCCTAA